A window from Bufo bufo chromosome 1, aBufBuf1.1, whole genome shotgun sequence encodes these proteins:
- the WNT16 gene encoding protein Wnt-16, with translation MEKATSVGLCHVCVLLTIFMAMFPCSQGNWMWLGVTSFGVPEKLGCSSLPLNVRQKDMCKKKPYLLSSIREGARLGIQECRNQFKHERWNCSISPAMYTSSPSFSLSFLSSSLASAHSIFGYELSSGTKETAFISAVTAAGLLHSITRSCSAGNMTECSCDTSLQNGGSASEGWHWGGCSDNLQYGMWFSRKFLDAPYRNITGKESDILSAMHLHNNEAGRLAVAKLMTVDCRCHGVSGSCAVKTCWKSMSSFEKIGSYIKDKYENSIQISDKMKRKVRRKEKNHRKIPIRKEDLVYTNRSPNYCVEDQKLGISGTHGRECNRTSEGPDGCNLLCCGRGYNTHVVRHVDRCECKFVWCCYVRCRRCESMTDVHTCK, from the exons ATGGAGAAGGCGACTTCAGTTGGACTATGTCATGTATGTGTCCTCCTGACTATATTCATGGCTATGTTCCCATGCTCACAAGGAAACTGGAT gtggcttggtgtcacATCTTTTGGGGTCCCAGAGAAGTTAGGTTGCTCCAGCCTTCCCTTAAATGTACGGCAAAAGGATATGTGTAAAAAGAAGCCATATTTGCTGTCCAGCATTCGTGAGGGAGCCAGGCTGGGAATTCAGGAGTGCAGAAACCAATTCAAACATGAAAGGTGGAACTGCTCGATTTCACCAGCTATGTACACGTCTAGCCCATCATTTTCACTCTCATTCTTGTCATCTTCATTAGCATCAGCTCATTCAATCTTTGGCTATGAACTGAGCAGTG GGACCAAAGAAACAGCATTCATCTCTGCAGTGACAGCAGCAGGTCTTCTACACTCCATAACCAGGTCCTGCAGTGCTGGTAATATGACCGAATGTTCATGTGATACAAGCCTTCAAAATGGTGGCTCAGCCAGTGAAGGTTGGCACTGGGGAGGCTGCTCAGATAATCTTCAGTACGGAATGTGGTTCAGCAGGAAATTCCTTGATGCCCCTTACAGAAACATAACTGGAAAAGAGTCAGATATTCTTAGTGCAATGCACTTACATAATAATGAAGCTGGGAGGCTG GCAGTGGCTAAGCTGATGACAGTCGACTGTCGCTGTCATGGAGTCTCTGGTTCCTGTGCTGTGAAAACATGTTGGAAATCTATGTCTTCATTTGAAAAGATTGGGAGTTACATAAAGGACAAATATGAAAACAGCATCCAGATATCAGATAAGATGAAACGGAAGGTCCGCAGGAAAGAGAAGAATCATCGGAAAATACCTATCAGGAAAGAGGACCTAGTTTACACCAACAGATCCCCTAATTATTGTGTAGAAGATCAAAAACTTGgaatatctgggacccatggtcgaGAATGCAACCGTACCTCTGAGGGACCAGATGGCTGTAATCTACTGTGCTGCGGGAGGGGGTATAACACACATGTAGTCAGACATGTGGATAGATGTGAGTGCAAATTTGTGTGGTGCTGCTATGTACGCTGCAGGCGCTGTGAAAGTATGACGGATGTTCATACTTGTAAGTGA